The DNA window GAGGCTTGACCATATTACGAAAGCCTTGAGGACACTCAAGGCCTTGCTAATGGCAACAACGCCAGGAAGAAATCTAAGAAGATTTCAATTTAGACAAACGCTTACATTTCTCTCATCGCAGTTTATATTTTGTTAAGGAATACAATCAATCCGGATATCCGGAACTAAATGTAAGGTCAAGAGTTAGTCTCTTGGCCTTTTTTATTTCAAGAAAGAGGCCGTAAAACAATGAAGTCGGTCTTACGGACAGATCGCAAAAAAGCCAGGCAAGCAAGTCTGGCTTTTTTGCGTTTGGAGACGGAAGACGGAAGGTCTTACAGCCAAGGAAAGAGAAATATTCGCAGAAAACAAATCTAATATTCCTTGAGATTGGAACAGAGGGGATTTATTTTTGATAAGTATTTTCGTTTCCCGCTTTTAAGAGAAAAAAATTAAAAGCTTTCATTAAGCGATAATCAATCCTCATTACAGTCTTTAATTTTATATAACAGAATGGCGCAATTGTCCGACTCCAAATAGTGGATGTCTATTTTCTGCGAAGAGCTGAATCATTGATATACTTTCAAACGCTATGAAAGCGTTTACGAAGAGTAGAACGGGAAAAGTTCCTGATAATTTAATCCGTTTAGTTTTTAACGTAAAATATTTAAATTGGCCGTAAGACCGGTTAAAAAGAAAAGATTTCTAAATTCATCAGAAATTTTTAGGATTTTTAAACCCTCAAGCAGAGTTCCTGGAACAGCTTAGATAATGAAAGATCTAAACACCCAAAAAACTCTGACTCATATTCGACGTTTGAAGAGCGAATCGAAGATCAATAGGAATTCGAATAAGACAACGAAACTGATTTTCACTAAGCGTGAATCATCTTCAGATCTTTGGATCCCCAAACGAAAAATTGCCAACCTAAAGCAGAAAATCGTAAAGTACGGGTCATTGAAAAGAGTATTGACCTTGCTTTTGAATAACAATCGCGATCGATTGGCTTCTTTCTTGGAGCCCTCTCGGACAGAAAAAACCTGTTATCAGAAGGCAAATCTTGATTTAGTTCGATTTTCGCTGAGACCGGAGGCTTCTGATTGGGCCGAATTGAGATTATTGGCCCGATATTACGGGATATCTATCTGTCATTTCTTTGTCATATTGTTAGATATGGACAAAACAGCACCTGAATATCTATTCACGACCCTTGGCGCGAAAATTGGAAATAAACGATTAGAAAAATCCGCAATTTCCCTTTTGCAACGCCTTCTTCCCAATCGAAAGCTGCTACTTTTTTCGATCGCATCCGGTCTAAAAACTTTTCATCCGATCGCACGAAAGTCGTCCGCATAAAATGACAAGTTTTACCAAGTCTCCGTGAACAGGCTGTTTTGGGCCGGAGTTCCGGCCAAAAACGTCGTATTCAGGGGAAAATATTGCCCAAAAGGATAAATACTAATAAAAATATTCTAAAATAGAAAATCAAAATATTATAATATATATAATGGTTATTTTTTTATAGGAGAAAAATAAAAAAATAGAAGGCGGTAAATTTTTTCTTCAAAAATCGAACTCGGCAGAACGATCATTGGAACCGTCAGCGGTATGAACAAAAATAAACCGCAACAGGGAGTAAGACATTTGCGTCTCCTGAAACCAAATCGTTCTGGAAGAGAACAGACAAAGCGTAAGATCGATTTTGCCTTGGACTCGAGGCAAAACATGAAAAAACTGGGTTCTCCATCGGACCTGAATATTCCCAAGGAACTAGTTCCGTACGTTTCTAAACGAATTCAAGATGCGGGTGGATCCTTGCGATTGCTGTTAAATCAGTGCGTATATAAAAGACCGCTAATAGTGCCGGTTCAAAAACAGAATGTTCGGGATCGGGTCGGATATCAAAAACAAAGACTTGAGTTGATTCGATTT is part of the Leptospira yasudae genome and encodes:
- a CDS encoding DUF1564 family protein, which codes for MKDLNTQKTLTHIRRLKSESKINRNSNKTTKLIFTKRESSSDLWIPKRKIANLKQKIVKYGSLKRVLTLLLNNNRDRLASFLEPSRTEKTCYQKANLDLVRFSLRPEASDWAELRLLARYYGISICHFFVILLDMDKTAPEYLFTTLGAKIGNKRLEKSAISLLQRLLPNRKLLLFSIASGLKTFHPIARKSSA
- a CDS encoding DUF1564 family protein, which codes for MNKNKPQQGVRHLRLLKPNRSGREQTKRKIDFALDSRQNMKKLGSPSDLNIPKELVPYVSKRIQDAGGSLRLLLNQCVYKRPLIVPVQKQNVRDRVGYQKQRLELIRFPFRPFEEDWNELKRLASLYNVSMCRMFVRLLESDLPPNSAYARNFELEVIQTPPLPIMNSLKKTGT